One window of the Nicotiana tabacum cultivar K326 chromosome 4, ASM71507v2, whole genome shotgun sequence genome contains the following:
- the LOC142180070 gene encoding uncharacterized protein LOC142180070 yields MVLWTLERQARGRYLVDRDLRELVVEFRRVNDRLMTIKHVVGGFTLNVISAYAQVGLDEEIKRSFWDDSDEAVRGHIGSTFGGYDDVHSGFDFVVRNGGETSLLDFAKAFNLIIANSSFPKKEENLVTFQSSAAKTQINYVLFRKSDKSLCMDCKVIPSENLTTHHRLLVIDFEIMRMRRKRALYGLPRIKWGDLTKDRAQELGDKLLAMGAWRNSGDTSSMWTMTANYIREAAKEVLGDSNGPSSGHEGDWWWSSEVQGKVEAEKAPYLKILESMDEEKKRTNRERYKMAKKEAKLAVTAVKTASFE; encoded by the coding sequence ATGGTACTCTGGACACTTGAGAGGCAAGCACGAGGTAGGTATTTAGTTGATCGGGATCTCAGGGAGCTAGTGGTGGAGTTTAGGAGGGTGAACGATAGGCTGATgactattaagcatgttgttgGGGGATTTACTTTAAACGTAATTAGTGCGTATGCCCAAGTGGGCTTGGATGAGGAGATCAAAAGGAGCTTCTGGGATGATTCGGATGAGGCTGTGCGTGGTCACATTGGGTCGACGTTCGGGGGTTACGATGACGTGCACAGCGGCTTCGATTTTGTAGTTAGAAACGGTGGAGAAACTTCACTGCTGGATTTTGCTAAAGCTTTTAATTTGATAATAGCTAACTCGAGTTTTCCAAAGAAGGAGGAAAACTTGGTCACTTTCCAGAGCTCAGCGGCCAAGACCCAGATTAATTATGTACTCTTCAGAAAGTCTGATAAAAGTCTTTGCATGGATTGCAAGGtcatcccgagtgagaacctcACGACCCATCATAGGCTCCTAGTCATAGATTTTGAGATCATGAGGATGAGAAGAAAGAGGGCACTGTATGGTCTACCTAGGATCAAGTGGGGAGATTTGACTAAAGACAGAGCCCAAGAGTTAGGGGATAAGTTATTGGCCATGGGAGCATGGAGGAATAGTGGGGACACCAGTAGTATGTGGACCATGACTGCGAATTACATTAGGGAGGCTGCTAAAGAGGTTTTAGGTGACTCGAATGGCCCCTCTAGTGGTCACGAAGGGGACTGGTGGTGGAGTAGTgaggtccaaggtaaagtggaagccgAGAAAGCACCGTATTTGAAGATCTTGGAGAGCATGGACGAAGAGAAGAAGAGAACAAATAGGGAGCGGTACAAGATGGCTAAGAAGGAAGCGAAGTTAGCAGTTACGGCGGTGAAGACTGCATCGTTTGAATAA